In Vespa velutina chromosome 1, iVesVel2.1, whole genome shotgun sequence, the following proteins share a genomic window:
- the LOC124948448 gene encoding elongin-C isoform X4, with product MSNDVNMQSDKQETGPVYGGCEGPNAMYVKLVSSDGHEFIVKREHALTSGTIKAMLSGPGQFAENEANEVNFREIPSHVLQKVCMYFTYKVRYTNSSTEIPEFPIAPEIALELLMAGNFLDC from the exons ATGTCGAATGATGTAAATATGCAGTCTGATAAG cAAGAAACCGGCCCTGTATATGGTGGTTGTGAAGGACCAAATGCAATGTATGTAAAGTTGGTTAGCAGTGATGGTCATGAGTTTATTGTGAAACGAGAACATGCATTAACAAGCGGAACAATCAAAGCTATGCTTAGTGGACCTGGTCAATTTGCAGAAAATGAAGCTAATGAAGTTAATTTCCGTGAAATTCC TTCTCATGTACTTCAAAAAGTCTGCATGTATTTTACTTATAAAGTTCGTTACACGAATAGCAGCACAGAAATCCCAGAATTTCCGATTGCACCTGAAATTGCGTTAGAACTTTTAATGGCTGGTAATTTTTTAGATTGCTAA
- the LOC124948421 gene encoding menin, which translates to MVKGIRRPASYDMAGFREEDKALFPIQSISSIVQIFQNQLENNSEPDLALLSILVGAVENSLTCNRTFTSQESTVYDEPKLPAVEYHIAEALYTKFHAVIKGAVDLTVYDTKYATRELIKKVSDVIWNSLTRSYYKDRAHLQSLYSYLTANKLDCFGVAYAVVAGCQVLGFKDVHLAMSEDHAWVVYGEHGSETAEVTWHGKGNEDKRGQPVEPGVASRSWLYVNGQAVVCSRAMEVATIVSAINPSLSATADAAEVALLQQELLWLLYDLGHLAKYPMALGNLGDLEEAAPTPGRPPAIDLFQEAVRCARKYYGNAHVYPYTYQGGYLYRHGLHANALASWSDAADVLRKYDYSRDDGEIYKELLEIANELIPHTVRADERLLRQPRCFVYLLRFYDSICQWEEGANTPVLHIGWARPLVNTISKFDASIRAQVVIECYDMETKQEEEKMQKRETSPEETLNNNNNNYCKTKERGNAARDLIKSLESKVPANPAPMHPSIQALTAACSEKILNRDYLLQGGGEPFVAPPEDTLPPAPSTSQESLDPEEEVDSENERPRITLYSQKMKGLKDLLLAEKLNTHAISLQLTAQSQVQIGKKSRGSDEVGVNQRPKRTRRE; encoded by the exons ATGGTAAAAGGGATCAGAAG GCCTGCCAGTTACGACATGGCGGGTTTTCGAGAAGAGGATAAAGCACTCTTCCCGATCCAGAGCATCTCTTCGATCGTTCAGATCTTCCAAAATCAACTGGAAAATAACTCGGAGCCGGACCTCGCGCTACTTTCGATTCTCGTCGGAGCTGTTGAGAATTCCCTAACCTGTAACCGGACATTTACGTCGCAGGAGAGCACTGTTTACGACGAGCCTAAATTGCCGGCCGTCGAGTATCATATAGCCGAAGCATTATATACTAAATTCCACGCTGTTATTAAAGGAGCTGTCGATCTTACGGTTTACGACACTAAATACGCTACGCGTGAGCTTATCAAAAAAGTCTCCGATGTTATATGGAACTCACTAACGAGAAGCTATTACAAGGATCGAGCTCATCTACAGAGCCTCTACAGTTATCTTACCGCAAATAAATTGGATTGTTTTGGAGTTGCTTATGCAGTAGTCGCTGGTTGTCAAGTGTTAGGGTTTAAAGATGTGCATCTTGCTATGTCAGAGGACCACGCATGGGTCGTATACGGAGAGCATGGTTCTGAAACTGCAGAGGTTACATGGCACG GGAAGGGAAATGAGGATAAACGTGGGCAACCCGTTGAACCTGGTGTAGCTTCTCGATCGTGGTTGTATGTAAATGGTCAGGCAGTTGTATGTTCTCGTGCTATGGAAGTTGCCACAATAGTATCTGCTATAAATCCTAGTCTGAGCGCGACAGCAGATGCGGCCGAAGTAGCGTTACTTCAACAAGAATTATTATGGTTACTCTATGATTTGGGTCATCTTGCCAAATATCCTATGGCGCTTGGTAATTTGGGTGATTTAGAAGAAGCTGCGCCAACACCAGGAAGACCTCCTGCAATAGATTTGTTTCAG GAAGCCGTAAGATGTGCAAGGAAGTATTATGGAAATGCGCACGTTTATCCATATACTTATCAAGGTGGATATCTTTATAGACATGGATTACATGCTAATGCTTTAGCGTCTTGGTCAGATGCTGCAGATGTATTGAGAAA ATACGATTATTCGCGGGATGACGGAGAAATATATAAGGAATTATTGGAAATTGCTAATGAATTAATACCGCACACGGTAAGGGCCGACGAACGACTGTTACGACAGCCACGGTGCTTCGTGTATCTTCTAAGATTTTACGACAGTATTTGTCAATGGGAAGAAGGGGCAAATACTCCTGTTCTGCACATAGGTTGGGCACGACCGTTAGTGAATACAATCTCTAAATTCGATGCTTCGATCCGTGCTCAGGTTGTCATCGAATGTTACGATATGGAGACGAagcaagaggaagaaaaaatgcaaaagagagaaacgagtcCCGAGGAGACtcttaacaataataataataattattgtaaaacgAAGGAAAGGGGCAATGCCGCACGTGATTTAATCAAAAGTTTGGAGTCTAAAGTACCGGCTAATCCAGCACCGATGCATCCCAGTATTCAAGCGTTAACAGCTGCCTGCAGTGAAAAAATCCTCAACAGGGATTATTTGCTACAAGGTGGTGGTGAACCATTCGTCGCTCCTCCTGAGGATACCTTACCTCCAGCGCCATCAACTTCCCAGGAAAGTCTAGATCCTGAGGAGGAGGTTGATTCTGAAAATGAAAGGCCAAGAATAACTTTGTACAGTCAAAAAATGAAGGGTCTGAAGGATCTCCTCCTAGCTGAGAAATTAAACACGCATGCTATTTCGTTGCAATTAACCGCACAAAGTCAGGTACAAATAGGTAAGAAGTCACGCGGTAGCGACGAGGTAGGAGTCAATCAGCGTCCGAAGAGGACGCGACGCGAATAG
- the LOC124948448 gene encoding elongin-C isoform X2 yields the protein MTYLMFAAVLTPVCIQETGPVYGGCEGPNAMYVKLVSSDGHEFIVKREHALTSGTIKAMLSGPGQFAENEANEVNFREIPSHVLQKVCMYFTYKVRYTNSSTEIPEFPIAPEIALELLMAGNFLDC from the exons ATGACTTATCTTATGTTTGCCGCTGTATTAACTCCAGTTTGTATT cAAGAAACCGGCCCTGTATATGGTGGTTGTGAAGGACCAAATGCAATGTATGTAAAGTTGGTTAGCAGTGATGGTCATGAGTTTATTGTGAAACGAGAACATGCATTAACAAGCGGAACAATCAAAGCTATGCTTAGTGGACCTGGTCAATTTGCAGAAAATGAAGCTAATGAAGTTAATTTCCGTGAAATTCC TTCTCATGTACTTCAAAAAGTCTGCATGTATTTTACTTATAAAGTTCGTTACACGAATAGCAGCACAGAAATCCCAGAATTTCCGATTGCACCTGAAATTGCGTTAGAACTTTTAATGGCTGGTAATTTTTTAGATTGCTAA
- the LOC124948448 gene encoding elongin-C isoform X1, which produces MSNDVNMQSDKPDEEESLDKAEEEEGKSSVDLHAQETGPVYGGCEGPNAMYVKLVSSDGHEFIVKREHALTSGTIKAMLSGPGQFAENEANEVNFREIPSHVLQKVCMYFTYKVRYTNSSTEIPEFPIAPEIALELLMAGNFLDC; this is translated from the exons ATGTCGAATGATGTAAATATGCAGTCTGATAAG CCCGATGAGGAAGAAAGTCTCGATAAAGCTGAGGAAGAAGAGGGCAAATCATCTGTTGACCTGCATGCG cAAGAAACCGGCCCTGTATATGGTGGTTGTGAAGGACCAAATGCAATGTATGTAAAGTTGGTTAGCAGTGATGGTCATGAGTTTATTGTGAAACGAGAACATGCATTAACAAGCGGAACAATCAAAGCTATGCTTAGTGGACCTGGTCAATTTGCAGAAAATGAAGCTAATGAAGTTAATTTCCGTGAAATTCC TTCTCATGTACTTCAAAAAGTCTGCATGTATTTTACTTATAAAGTTCGTTACACGAATAGCAGCACAGAAATCCCAGAATTTCCGATTGCACCTGAAATTGCGTTAGAACTTTTAATGGCTGGTAATTTTTTAGATTGCTAA
- the LOC124948427 gene encoding sister chromatid cohesion protein DCC1: protein MNESGYTNYLRNIEHVCETLRSADINESDLNETTQILYPAKDLFSGHGIKLVELDEQLLEIINKGDSLSFKGSSNETAVLCTENRTYEIKEAETSNSLLLVPDLMLGDDTKTPEEHGRVIKRCCVTGIFHNYYEVHKCKPRVDKILTVLEPSCYNGKEYESDIDSTILYDWDKLRNEIQASEDELKQALNDHLVVTIDGYLRLISFEAEVRNVTYMLDLFNDYSWEVDEVDKEITYDSLKELIAEPIFKALFEKYTSLSEKLKEDNTPLYRYNEEKVCKILAKVLLTALPVNKYNDFMESWKMGVPEKIVPKEEYLRGIAIIIYNKSIMQKEVISFPEETLPKNINDRLKEIFKVKEKWTLEEITPYILKFETNKLNVNALLTKYARCSTHTGIKYYSSKHGK from the exons ATGAACGAATCTGGATATACAAA tTATTTACGTAACATAGAACACGTGTGTGAGACTTTGCGTTCAGCTGACATAAATGAATCCGATCTTAATGAAACAACACAAATATTATATCCTGCAAAAGATCTATTTTCTGGCCATGGTATCAAATTGGTGGAGCTTGATGAACAActgttagaaataattaataaaggagATAG TTTATCGTTTAAAGGTAGTAGTAATGAAACTGCAGTACTTTGTACAGAGAATCGGACTTATGAGATAAAAGAAGCAGAAACGTcgaattctttattattggtACCTGATTTAATGTTAGGGGATGATACGAAGACCCCAGAAGAACATGGTAGAGTAATAAAAAGATGTTGCGTAACaggaatttttcataattactaTGAG GTACATAAATGTAAACCTCGTGTTGATAAAATATTGACTGTACTTGAACCTTCTTGTTACAATGGTAAAGAATATGAATCAGACATAGATTCAACAATACTTTATGATTGGGATAaattaagaaatgaaattcaGGCTAGTGAGGATGAATTGAAACAGGCTTTAAATGATCACTTAGTTGTAACAATAGATg GTTATCTtcgattaatatcatttgaagCAGAAGTACGAAATGTGACATATATGTTAGATTTGTTTAATGATTACTCATGGGAAGTAGATGAAGTTGATAAAGAAATTACATATGATTCTTTAAAAGAACTTATTGCTGAACCTATTTTTAAAGCATTGTTTGAGAAATATACAAGTTTAAGTGAGAAACTAAAAGAGGATAATACTCCTTTATATAG atacaatgaagaaaaagtatgTAAAATTTTAGCAAAAGTTCTTCTAACCGCTTTAcctgttaataaatataatgattttatggAATCCTGGAAAATGGGTGTACCAGAAA aAATAGTGCCAAAAGAGGAATACTTAAGAGGaattgcaattattatttataataaaagtattatgcAAAAAGAAGTGATATCTTTTCCAGAAGAAACTTTAccaaaaaatatcaatgatagacttaaagaaatatttaaagtcAAAGAAAAGTGGACTCTTGAAGAAATAACTCCATACATATT GAAatttgaaacaaataaattgaatGTGAATGCTTTATTAACTAAATATGCAAGATGTTCTACACACACtggtattaaatattacagcTCAAAgcatggaaaataa
- the LOC124948433 gene encoding biogenesis of lysosome-related organelles complex 1 subunit 2: MTTVNKPSKEPTQSVCAQMESSMTDGNSRCESPKRGTTLSTSTSSFEALDPHDPNLSRLANTMFQKTGEYLQEELTATHADYRLLERLNKETIAKYTELKTISSNVSISLDSLNEKYKNLRPILENIDQIDDSVNKLEQAAYKLEAYSKRLEAKFKDLEKDLKKNENLHVLKQCIDNVTKGNVMTGNKPTL; this comes from the coding sequence atgacaacCGTAAACAAGCCATCAAAAGAACCGACACAATCTGTATGTGCACAGATGGAAAGTTCGATGACAGATGGAAATTCGAGATGCGAATCGCCGAAACGTGGTACAACACTTTCAACTAGTACCAGTAGTTTTGAAGCTCTTGATCCTCATGACCCAAATCTAAGTCGTTTAGCTAATACGATGTTTCAAAAAACTGGCGAATACTTGCAAGAAGAACTCACCGCTACTCACGCTGATTATCGACTACTGGAACGGTTAAATAAAGAGACTATCGCAAAGTATACAGAATTGAAGACAATATCGTCGAATGTTTCAATATCATTGGAttctttaaatgaaaaatataagaatttacgacctatattggaaaatattgatCAAATTGATGATAGTGTCAATAAATTGGAGCAAGCAGCTTATAAGCTAGAAGCATATTCTAAGCGATTAGAGGCAAAGTTTAAAGATCTTgaaaaggatttaaaaaagaatgaaaatcttCATGTTCTTAAACAATGTATAGACAATGTGACAAAAGGTAACGTTATGACTGGAAACAAGCCTACTTTATaa
- the LOC124948448 gene encoding elongin-C isoform X3, whose amino-acid sequence MTYLMFAAVLTPQETGPVYGGCEGPNAMYVKLVSSDGHEFIVKREHALTSGTIKAMLSGPGQFAENEANEVNFREIPSHVLQKVCMYFTYKVRYTNSSTEIPEFPIAPEIALELLMAGNFLDC is encoded by the exons ATGACTTATCTTATGTTTGCCGCTGTATTAACTCCA cAAGAAACCGGCCCTGTATATGGTGGTTGTGAAGGACCAAATGCAATGTATGTAAAGTTGGTTAGCAGTGATGGTCATGAGTTTATTGTGAAACGAGAACATGCATTAACAAGCGGAACAATCAAAGCTATGCTTAGTGGACCTGGTCAATTTGCAGAAAATGAAGCTAATGAAGTTAATTTCCGTGAAATTCC TTCTCATGTACTTCAAAAAGTCTGCATGTATTTTACTTATAAAGTTCGTTACACGAATAGCAGCACAGAAATCCCAGAATTTCCGATTGCACCTGAAATTGCGTTAGAACTTTTAATGGCTGGTAATTTTTTAGATTGCTAA